The following proteins come from a genomic window of Pseudomonas syringae:
- a CDS encoding GNAT family N-acetyltransferase, whose product MPVHVIDSLGTVAPAQWDALVPGNQPFLRHAFLSSLEDSGSLGSRSGWRAEHVLHYENDQLVAALPAYRKWHSYGEYVFDHAWADACRRAGIAYYPKLLIAVPFSPVGGSRILSATPQGGMELLSELPAYLQREGLSSAHVNFTDPAADTLLETQEGWLQRIGCQFHWHNRGYRDFQDFLDALSSRKRKQMRKEREQVAGQGIEFEWLEGAQMSEVLWDFVYACYSNTYEVRGQAPYLTREFFSLLAERMPESIRVVIALQGSRPVAMAFSLIGDDSFYGRYWGCLAEFDRLHFETCFYQGMDYAIAHGLQRFDAGAQGEHKLIRGFEPQITRSWHYLMHPGLKDAVSEFLEQERAGVLAYAEDARSALPYRQAE is encoded by the coding sequence ATGCCTGTTCACGTAATCGACAGCCTCGGCACCGTCGCGCCTGCCCAGTGGGATGCGCTGGTGCCTGGCAATCAGCCATTCCTGCGGCATGCGTTTCTCAGCTCGCTGGAGGACAGCGGCAGCCTGGGGTCGCGTTCAGGCTGGCGTGCCGAGCATGTGCTGCACTACGAAAACGATCAGTTGGTGGCCGCGTTGCCGGCTTACCGGAAGTGGCATTCTTACGGCGAGTATGTGTTCGATCACGCCTGGGCAGACGCCTGTCGTCGTGCCGGGATCGCCTATTACCCCAAGCTGCTGATCGCCGTGCCTTTCAGCCCGGTCGGCGGTTCGCGGATCCTGTCTGCGACGCCTCAAGGCGGCATGGAATTGCTCAGCGAGCTGCCGGCGTACCTGCAACGTGAGGGGCTGTCGAGCGCTCACGTGAACTTCACCGATCCGGCGGCCGATACCTTGCTTGAAACCCAGGAGGGCTGGCTGCAACGGATCGGTTGCCAGTTTCATTGGCACAATCGTGGCTACCGCGATTTCCAGGACTTTCTGGACGCATTGAGTTCGCGCAAGCGCAAACAGATGCGCAAGGAACGTGAGCAGGTGGCCGGGCAGGGCATCGAGTTTGAATGGCTAGAAGGCGCGCAGATGAGCGAAGTGCTGTGGGACTTCGTCTATGCGTGCTATTCCAATACCTATGAGGTGCGTGGGCAGGCGCCTTATCTGACGCGTGAGTTCTTCAGCCTGCTTGCCGAACGCATGCCCGAGTCTATCCGTGTGGTCATCGCGCTGCAGGGCTCACGCCCTGTGGCGATGGCCTTCAGCCTGATCGGCGATGACAGTTTCTACGGGCGCTACTGGGGCTGCCTGGCCGAGTTCGACCGGCTGCATTTCGAGACCTGTTTCTATCAAGGCATGGACTACGCCATCGCTCACGGCCTGCAACGCTTCGACGCCGGTGCGCAGGGCGAACATAAGCTGATCCGCGGTTTTGAACCACAGATCACCCGTTCATGGCACTACCTGATGCATCCTGGCTTGAAGGACGCGGTGAGCGAGTTTCTGGAGCAGGAGCGAGCAGGCGTGCTGGCGTATGCAGAAGATGCGCGCAGTGCGTTGCCGTATCGGCAGGCGGAGTAG
- a CDS encoding alpha/beta fold hydrolase, which translates to MAFFEHDECTLHYEEYGQGAPVLLLHGLGSSCQDWEYQIPALAAHYRVIVMDMRGHGRSDKPHERYSIQGMSNDVEALIEHLRLGPVHVVGLSMGGMVGFQLAVDQPELLKSLCIVNSAPQVKVRSLGDLWQWARRWTLSRVVGMATLGQALGKRLFPKPEQAELRRKMAERWSKNDKRAYLASFDAIVGWGVEHRLARITCPTLIIAAEHDYTPVSLKEDYVKRLPNARLVVISDSRHATPLDQPEPFNRTLLEFIESSGV; encoded by the coding sequence ATGGCTTTTTTCGAGCATGACGAGTGCACGCTGCATTACGAGGAATATGGTCAGGGCGCACCGGTCCTGCTGCTGCATGGCCTGGGGTCCAGCTGTCAGGACTGGGAATACCAGATCCCGGCGCTGGCCGCGCACTACCGCGTCATTGTCATGGACATGCGCGGTCATGGACGTTCGGACAAGCCTCACGAGCGGTACAGTATTCAGGGTATGAGCAACGACGTGGAGGCGCTGATCGAACATCTTCGACTCGGCCCGGTGCATGTGGTCGGCCTGTCGATGGGTGGCATGGTCGGCTTTCAATTGGCAGTCGATCAGCCGGAGTTGCTCAAGAGCCTGTGCATTGTCAACAGCGCCCCGCAGGTCAAGGTCAGAAGTCTCGGTGACCTCTGGCAGTGGGCCAGACGCTGGACCCTGTCACGCGTCGTCGGTATGGCAACCCTGGGGCAGGCACTCGGCAAACGACTGTTTCCCAAGCCGGAGCAGGCCGAACTGCGGCGCAAGATGGCCGAGCGCTGGAGCAAAAATGACAAGCGGGCCTACCTCGCCAGCTTTGATGCCATTGTCGGCTGGGGCGTGGAACACCGCCTGGCGCGCATCACCTGCCCGACCCTGATCATCGCCGCCGAACACGACTACACACCGGTATCGCTCAAAGAGGATTACGTGAAACGCCTGCCCAACGCCCGGCTGGTGGTCATCAGCGACTCCCGGCATGCCACGCCGCTGGACCAGCCCGAGCCATTCAACCGCACGCTGCTGGAATTCATCGAAAGTAGCGGGGTCTGA
- a CDS encoding ABC transporter ATP-binding protein has translation MLYRRFEKLIDIFKDAPTAAPPNTVFAFYLYYLRQVWPTFTALLVVGLIGALIEVSLFSYLSRIIDLAQTTAPKDFFSIHGSELIWMVVVALLLRPIFVGLHDLLVHQTISPGMTNLIRWQNHSHVLKQSVNFFQNDFAGRIAQRIMQTGNSLRDSAVQSVDALWHVLIYAISAMVLFAEADWRLMIPLGTWIVAFILSLMYFVPRVKQRSVDSSDARSKLMGRIVDGYTNITTLKLFAHTNHEQQYAREAMRDHTEKSQLAGRVVTSMDTTITTMNGVLIVTTTGLALWLWTQSMISVGAIALATGLVIRIVNMSGWIMWVVNGIFENIGTVQDGLESISQPVTVNDTPGALPLKIDKGGVKFDGVDFHYGNGNGIIHNLNLDIKPGEKIGLIGPSGAGKSTLVNLLLRMYDVQGGRILIDGQDIAEITQESLRAQIGMITQDTSLLHRSIRENLLYGNPDATDEQLWESIHKARADEFIPLLSDSEGRTGFDAHVGERGVKLSGGQRQRIAITRVLLKDAPILIMDEATSALDSEVEAAIQESLETLMQGKTVIAIAHRLSTIARMDRLVVLEKGQIAETGTHAELLARGGLYARLWQHQTGGFVGVD, from the coding sequence ATGCTTTATCGTCGTTTTGAAAAGCTGATCGACATCTTCAAAGACGCTCCTACCGCTGCCCCGCCCAACACCGTCTTCGCGTTCTACCTGTATTACCTGCGTCAGGTATGGCCGACCTTTACCGCACTGCTGGTGGTCGGGCTGATCGGTGCCCTGATCGAGGTGTCGCTGTTCAGCTACCTGAGCCGCATCATCGACCTGGCACAAACCACGGCGCCCAAGGACTTCTTCAGCATTCATGGCTCGGAGCTGATCTGGATGGTGGTCGTGGCCCTGCTGCTGCGGCCGATATTCGTCGGCCTGCATGACCTGTTGGTGCATCAGACCATCAGCCCGGGCATGACCAACCTGATTCGCTGGCAAAACCACAGCCATGTGCTCAAGCAGAGCGTCAACTTCTTCCAGAACGACTTCGCCGGGCGCATCGCCCAGCGCATCATGCAGACCGGTAACTCGTTACGTGACTCGGCGGTGCAGTCAGTGGACGCCCTCTGGCATGTGCTGATCTACGCCATCAGCGCCATGGTGCTGTTCGCTGAAGCAGACTGGCGCCTGATGATCCCGCTGGGCACCTGGATCGTGGCTTTCATACTCTCGCTGATGTACTTCGTACCCCGAGTCAAACAGCGTTCGGTGGACTCCTCCGATGCGCGCTCAAAGCTCATGGGCCGGATCGTCGACGGCTACACCAACATCACTACCCTGAAACTGTTCGCCCACACCAACCATGAACAGCAATACGCGCGTGAAGCGATGCGCGACCACACCGAGAAAAGCCAGTTGGCCGGACGGGTCGTGACGTCGATGGACACCACCATCACCACCATGAACGGCGTGCTGATTGTCACCACCACCGGTCTGGCATTGTGGCTGTGGACCCAGTCGATGATCTCGGTCGGGGCCATTGCGCTGGCCACCGGGCTGGTGATCCGCATCGTCAATATGTCTGGCTGGATCATGTGGGTGGTCAACGGCATCTTCGAGAACATCGGCACCGTACAGGATGGTCTCGAAAGCATTTCGCAACCGGTCACGGTCAACGACACACCCGGCGCCCTGCCGCTGAAGATCGACAAGGGCGGCGTGAAGTTCGATGGCGTCGACTTCCATTACGGCAATGGCAACGGGATCATCCACAACCTCAACCTGGACATAAAACCGGGCGAGAAAATCGGTCTGATCGGGCCTTCCGGTGCGGGCAAGTCGACGCTGGTGAATTTGCTGTTGCGCATGTACGACGTGCAGGGCGGCAGGATTCTGATCGACGGCCAGGACATCGCCGAAATCACCCAGGAAAGCCTGCGTGCGCAAATCGGCATGATCACTCAGGACACGTCACTGTTGCACCGCTCGATTCGCGAAAACCTGCTGTATGGCAACCCGGACGCAACCGATGAACAGCTCTGGGAGTCGATCCACAAGGCTCGTGCCGATGAGTTCATCCCGCTGCTATCGGACTCCGAAGGCCGCACCGGCTTTGATGCTCACGTCGGTGAGCGCGGCGTCAAACTGTCCGGTGGCCAGCGCCAGCGCATTGCAATTACCCGCGTGCTGCTCAAAGATGCGCCGATCCTGATCATGGACGAAGCCACGTCTGCGCTCGATTCCGAAGTTGAAGCGGCGATTCAGGAGAGTCTGGAGACGTTGATGCAGGGCAAGACGGTCATCGCCATCGCTCACCGCCTGTCGACCATCGCGCGCATGGATCGCCTGGTGGTTCTGGAGAAAGGCCAGATCGCCGAAACCGGTACTCATGCCGAACTGCTGGCGCGTGGCGGGCTTTATGCCCGGTTGTGGCAGCATCAGACGGGTGGGTTCGTAGGGGTAGATTGA
- a CDS encoding LysR family transcriptional regulator, which yields MKAPRVTLDQWRTLQAVVDHGGFAQAAEALHRSQSSVSYTVARMQEQLGVPLLRIDGRKAVLTEAGGVLLRRSRQLVKQASQLEDLAHHMEQGWEAEVRLVIDAAYPSARLVRALTAFMPQSRGCRVRLREEVLSGVEEVLLEGVADLAISGYSIPGHLGTEMSSVEFVAVAHPDHALHQANRELTFQDLESQLQVVIRDSGRQQPRDVGWLGAEQRWTVGSLGTATTFVSNGLGFAWLPRHMIERELREGLLKPLPLDKGGNRNPTFYLYSSKDRPLGPATQILIDLIRTFDTAPLTTALTAPQHA from the coding sequence ATGAAAGCGCCCCGCGTGACTCTCGACCAGTGGCGCACCTTGCAGGCCGTAGTCGATCATGGCGGTTTTGCCCAGGCCGCCGAGGCCTTGCACCGTTCGCAATCATCCGTGAGTTACACCGTGGCTCGCATGCAGGAACAGCTCGGCGTGCCGTTGCTGCGCATTGATGGACGCAAAGCGGTCCTGACCGAGGCCGGCGGCGTGTTGCTGCGACGCTCGCGGCAGTTGGTCAAGCAGGCCAGCCAGCTGGAAGACCTGGCGCATCACATGGAACAGGGCTGGGAGGCCGAAGTCCGACTGGTCATCGACGCCGCCTATCCCTCGGCCCGCCTGGTCAGGGCGCTGACCGCGTTCATGCCGCAAAGCCGTGGCTGCCGGGTTCGCCTGCGTGAAGAGGTGCTGTCCGGGGTCGAAGAAGTGTTGCTCGAAGGCGTCGCGGACCTCGCCATCAGCGGTTACAGCATCCCGGGCCATCTGGGTACAGAAATGAGCTCTGTCGAGTTCGTCGCCGTTGCCCATCCGGACCACGCACTGCATCAGGCCAATCGCGAATTGACCTTTCAAGACCTGGAAAGCCAGTTGCAGGTGGTGATTCGCGACTCCGGCAGGCAGCAGCCCAGGGATGTCGGCTGGCTGGGCGCCGAACAACGCTGGACGGTCGGCAGCCTCGGCACCGCAACGACCTTTGTCAGCAACGGACTGGGATTTGCGTGGCTGCCTCGGCACATGATCGAGCGTGAACTGCGCGAAGGGCTGCTCAAGCCCCTGCCCCTCGACAAAGGCGGCAACCGCAACCCGACGTTCTATCTTTACTCCAGCAAGGACCGGCCGCTGGGCCCGGCGACACAGATTCTGATCGACCTGATCCGCACCTTCGACACCGCGCCATTGACCACAGCGCTGACGGCACCTCAACACGCCTGA
- a CDS encoding peptidylprolyl isomerase — translation MLKKIALTACTVLFAANLMAAPDKATHVVLDTSFGQIEIELADTKAPLSTANFLGYVDSGFYSNTIFHRVIPGFMVQGGGFTQQLVQKPTKDPIKNEAQNGLHNVRGTIAMARTSDVNSATSQFFINTNDNAMLDNGTRDFGYAVFGKVVKGMDVVDNIVNARTGNQKGMQNVPVDPILIKSAKRVD, via the coding sequence ATGCTGAAAAAAATCGCTCTCACCGCCTGTACCGTACTGTTTGCTGCCAACCTGATGGCTGCTCCAGACAAGGCCACGCATGTGGTACTCGACACCAGCTTCGGGCAGATTGAAATCGAGCTGGCAGACACCAAGGCACCTCTCAGCACCGCAAATTTTCTGGGTTACGTGGACAGCGGTTTCTACAGCAACACCATTTTTCACCGTGTGATCCCGGGATTCATGGTTCAGGGTGGCGGTTTTACCCAGCAACTGGTTCAAAAGCCCACCAAGGACCCGATCAAGAACGAAGCCCAGAACGGTCTGCATAATGTGCGTGGCACCATCGCCATGGCCCGCACCTCGGACGTGAACTCGGCCACCAGCCAGTTCTTCATCAATACCAACGACAATGCAATGCTCGACAACGGCACCCGTGACTTCGGTTATGCGGTGTTTGGCAAAGTCGTCAAAGGTATGGACGTCGTCGACAACATCGTCAACGCCCGCACCGGCAACCAGAAAGGCATGCAGAACGTGCCCGTCGACCCGATCCTGATCAAGTCCGCAAAACGCGTCGACTGA
- a CDS encoding NEL-type E3 ubiquitin ligase domain-containing protein, which produces MFTLRYKPFETIESSVAHASVTPPPQDAAPFEAEHANTEFIRLNLPVWYVGAPTALRQALHASQQGARRYAQALEPVRNRLLSAQQFAAPLLSKAFVERFKLDLDVEAFQLMTWRYDKTWNPAPLEQTLLQAALQNFAPSNRSRFDPYSAIVRTGGLRYWLIDSAQRRYKVEYRDRQAIDLEQFADFCHELDLGRQYQTHLDSVFKPPGPAAQAVASAFMDSERAAVEVLAHIAVMKGDITDAAYQTLLDMVKSVDQPRWDGKGVRYCQLHMLDTYTFPGSLLQGALLIQQDGAKPDDGPCLVYLPSEPSHPIKQFASLRAFNAWLVTALGGEHYRRYFSRFVSLGQVPAFFTKLDARLYPAGDRKLDPDADLVVQAQPFSKPPFELLYDHLLAKTYDDSKAIAVPSAQVDRQAHDALIESLENNGMNLLNVAGFFVPVLGEIMSVVALYQLASEAFVAYEDWKHDEVEDAMQHVYNIGENVAQMLAVGSVVGAVSGLQPSMFIESLVQRRVDGAVRLGKPSIDAYAHAIVLPENLSSNALGLYEHDGKTWLPLDGKLYRVESDASGLDWRVRHPVNERSYAPRLKHNGAGAWRHEWENPMGWDEVTAFKRLNPTCNALPEEDIQKVLRITGTHEALLRQIHVENLQPPALLNDAIQRVETERQLQVCIEALKANDVSQVHVSHIEPWLKLLVSSPRWHETRGLLLVDAQGTLLESWNTGSQMTLSSHVAGPTGHLSQVLGQLLESLPADEVTRLTGSDSADKAVQLQGFKRYLADYAQTHVGHLLDDVQALKGRSDDSHVQLIQRDFGSLPSSVALELIGMASDADKARMTTEKRIPLTLAEHAREYQQQLRINRANEGFYRAVTDNLDTQAAGLGMLQYVPGWRGDVSIDLLKDSLEGDEIASLDSDEAAAHRLLVSTEAGVQCFEPSGESLGEVDQLFFRALLLALPEQVRLDIQLPAGADEQQLRSLLRNTAVERRERMASILQLQPIKPGIKWPQRLPHGRIGYPLSGRLRGFFRRLGIGASGHSPELAVKSLYPGFSDAEVSGFLSALRAEHTGPARELSTFVRQRLSGLADELRTLQITLDTWVAETPFSSLRRPREVAATRIHDCWKRLSFQCRNFQGNFLGYALDLDNLRIGELPDITANFDHVAVLKARAMQLTDPQANTLLKNFNRLRSLSLDFNDLRSLPTSIGQMPQLAELSISHNPLIWTASANVALQNLNRLEILDLNFCSLGEDVPITALNSLRLLFLRGTGISALPAWNWLRSELIRIDVRDNRISEISIDELDNIERSLSSSRLHLHLNGNPLNSPTLERIRLFREGRQRPRWSVSQNLRPVEAGPDSAPWLAGLNREQVNTRIRLWQDLRACVGSADFFQMLSDLTHSADFSSNRDELIARVWSMIESASVNAELRAQLFDLAAHPQTCGDGLALVFGDMEVRVQIFSIMSSTPAAAQPRKLFKMTRSLDRLDQVEKIALRDIAFRQASGERVDEAEVRLAYRIGLQARLELPGQPRTMWFRAIAKVNEADLQAAYNEIIDRETTPEFFQSMIAREFWMSYLEIRYALEFEPVKQPFNQRLVALDELPPDQQSDQQYLEQIGVISREREQAINEFAINLSRQIAEAVNMTAQ; this is translated from the coding sequence ATGTTCACCCTCAGATACAAACCCTTTGAAACAATAGAATCGTCCGTTGCACACGCCTCTGTAACGCCTCCACCGCAGGACGCGGCGCCGTTCGAAGCGGAGCACGCCAACACCGAATTCATCAGGCTCAACTTGCCAGTCTGGTATGTGGGTGCGCCCACGGCACTGCGCCAGGCGCTGCATGCCAGCCAGCAAGGCGCGCGCCGTTACGCGCAGGCGCTGGAGCCTGTGCGCAACCGTCTGTTATCGGCGCAGCAGTTTGCAGCGCCTTTGCTGTCGAAAGCGTTTGTCGAACGTTTCAAACTCGACCTCGACGTTGAAGCCTTTCAACTGATGACCTGGCGCTACGACAAAACCTGGAACCCGGCCCCGCTCGAGCAGACCTTGCTTCAGGCGGCCTTGCAGAACTTCGCTCCCAGCAACAGAAGCCGCTTCGATCCCTACTCGGCAATCGTGCGTACAGGTGGCTTGCGTTACTGGCTGATCGACAGCGCCCAGCGCCGCTACAAGGTGGAATACCGGGACCGTCAGGCGATCGATCTCGAGCAGTTCGCTGATTTTTGCCATGAGCTGGATCTGGGTCGCCAGTATCAGACCCATCTGGACAGTGTGTTCAAGCCGCCAGGCCCAGCTGCGCAAGCGGTTGCCAGCGCGTTCATGGACAGCGAACGGGCTGCCGTAGAGGTGCTTGCGCATATCGCCGTGATGAAAGGCGATATCACTGACGCGGCGTACCAGACACTGCTGGATATGGTGAAGTCCGTTGACCAGCCCCGCTGGGATGGCAAGGGCGTGCGCTATTGCCAGTTGCACATGCTCGACACCTACACGTTTCCAGGCTCGCTGTTACAGGGTGCTTTGCTGATACAGCAGGACGGCGCCAAGCCCGATGACGGTCCTTGCCTGGTCTACCTGCCTTCCGAGCCTTCGCATCCGATCAAGCAGTTCGCGTCGCTGCGAGCCTTCAACGCCTGGCTGGTGACGGCCTTGGGCGGCGAACACTATCGACGCTATTTCAGCCGTTTCGTCAGCCTCGGCCAGGTACCGGCATTTTTTACCAAACTGGACGCGCGGCTGTATCCCGCCGGGGATCGCAAGCTGGACCCCGACGCCGACCTGGTCGTGCAGGCACAGCCATTCTCGAAACCGCCATTCGAGCTGCTTTACGACCATTTGCTGGCCAAAACCTATGACGACTCAAAGGCAATCGCGGTGCCTTCCGCTCAGGTGGACCGGCAGGCTCACGATGCACTGATCGAAAGCCTTGAAAACAATGGCATGAACCTGCTCAACGTGGCCGGGTTCTTTGTGCCGGTGCTGGGTGAAATCATGTCCGTGGTCGCCCTCTATCAGCTGGCCAGCGAAGCGTTCGTCGCTTACGAAGACTGGAAGCACGATGAAGTCGAAGACGCCATGCAACATGTCTATAACATCGGCGAAAACGTTGCACAGATGCTGGCGGTAGGCAGCGTGGTGGGCGCGGTGAGCGGACTGCAGCCCTCGATGTTCATCGAAAGTCTGGTGCAAAGGCGTGTCGATGGCGCCGTGCGTCTCGGCAAGCCGAGCATCGATGCCTATGCCCATGCGATCGTGTTGCCCGAGAATCTGAGCAGCAACGCTCTTGGGCTTTATGAGCACGATGGCAAGACCTGGCTGCCACTGGACGGCAAGCTGTATCGCGTCGAGTCTGATGCGTCCGGCCTCGACTGGCGCGTCAGGCACCCGGTGAATGAGCGTTCGTACGCGCCGAGGCTCAAGCACAACGGTGCCGGTGCGTGGCGCCATGAGTGGGAAAACCCCATGGGCTGGGACGAGGTAACGGCATTCAAACGCCTGAACCCGACGTGTAATGCGCTCCCGGAAGAGGACATTCAGAAAGTCCTGCGCATTACCGGCACCCACGAGGCTTTGCTACGCCAGATACACGTCGAGAACCTCCAGCCTCCTGCCTTGCTGAATGATGCCATTCAGCGCGTTGAAACAGAACGGCAGCTGCAGGTCTGTATCGAAGCCCTTAAGGCCAATGATGTGTCGCAGGTTCATGTTTCTCATATCGAGCCGTGGTTGAAACTGCTGGTGTCGTCACCGCGCTGGCATGAGACCCGCGGCCTGTTACTGGTCGACGCACAAGGGACGTTGCTGGAATCCTGGAACACGGGGTCGCAGATGACGCTGTCGTCCCATGTCGCAGGGCCGACCGGGCACCTCAGTCAAGTGCTCGGCCAGTTGCTGGAAAGTCTGCCGGCCGACGAAGTCACTCGTCTGACCGGGAGCGACAGTGCCGACAAAGCCGTTCAACTGCAGGGCTTCAAACGCTATCTGGCCGATTACGCCCAGACGCACGTGGGGCACCTGCTGGATGACGTACAGGCGCTCAAAGGTCGTAGCGACGACTCGCATGTCCAGTTGATACAGCGCGACTTCGGCAGCTTGCCGAGCAGCGTGGCGCTCGAACTCATCGGCATGGCCAGCGACGCAGACAAAGCACGAATGACCACGGAAAAACGCATTCCTCTGACACTTGCCGAGCATGCCCGCGAGTACCAGCAGCAGCTGCGGATAAACCGCGCCAACGAAGGCTTCTATCGGGCGGTAACCGACAATCTGGACACGCAGGCGGCGGGGCTGGGCATGCTGCAGTACGTGCCAGGCTGGCGGGGTGATGTTTCGATCGATCTGCTGAAGGATTCGCTGGAGGGCGACGAAATCGCCAGTCTCGACAGCGATGAGGCCGCAGCGCACCGCCTGCTGGTCAGTACCGAAGCGGGGGTTCAGTGCTTCGAGCCGTCAGGTGAATCGCTCGGTGAAGTCGATCAGCTGTTCTTCAGGGCGTTGTTGCTGGCGCTTCCCGAACAGGTACGGCTCGACATTCAGTTGCCTGCTGGCGCGGATGAGCAGCAACTGCGCAGTCTGTTGCGCAATACGGCAGTCGAACGACGTGAGCGCATGGCTTCCATCTTGCAATTGCAGCCGATCAAGCCCGGTATCAAATGGCCGCAACGCTTGCCCCATGGCCGTATTGGCTACCCGCTGAGTGGACGGTTGCGAGGTTTCTTTCGTCGTCTGGGCATTGGCGCGTCCGGGCACTCGCCGGAGCTTGCGGTAAAAAGTCTTTACCCAGGTTTTTCCGATGCAGAAGTGTCCGGTTTCCTGAGCGCGTTACGCGCCGAACACACCGGGCCGGCGCGGGAGTTGTCGACTTTCGTCCGGCAAAGACTGAGCGGCCTCGCCGATGAATTGCGAACGCTTCAAATTACTCTGGACACCTGGGTCGCGGAAACGCCCTTTTCTTCGTTGCGCAGGCCGAGGGAGGTTGCCGCGACGCGCATTCACGACTGCTGGAAACGCTTGAGCTTTCAGTGCCGAAACTTTCAGGGTAACTTTTTAGGGTATGCGCTCGATCTGGATAATCTGCGTATCGGAGAACTGCCAGATATCACGGCCAACTTCGACCATGTGGCGGTGCTGAAAGCCCGCGCCATGCAGCTTACCGATCCACAAGCGAATACATTGCTGAAAAACTTCAATAGACTGCGTTCGCTGAGCCTGGACTTCAATGACCTGCGATCCTTGCCGACCTCGATAGGGCAAATGCCTCAGCTTGCAGAGCTGTCCATCAGCCACAATCCGCTGATCTGGACAGCGTCTGCCAACGTGGCGTTGCAGAACCTGAACCGCTTGGAAATTCTGGACCTCAATTTTTGCTCGCTCGGCGAGGACGTCCCCATCACTGCACTGAACTCGCTGCGTCTGTTGTTTCTGCGCGGCACCGGCATTAGTGCATTGCCTGCGTGGAACTGGCTGCGGTCCGAGCTGATTCGTATTGATGTGCGTGACAATCGCATCTCGGAAATATCCATCGATGAGCTCGATAACATCGAGCGCTCCCTCAGTTCCTCGCGCCTGCACCTGCATCTGAACGGCAATCCACTGAATTCACCTACGCTGGAACGCATCAGGCTGTTTCGCGAAGGCAGGCAGCGACCGCGCTGGAGTGTGAGCCAGAACCTGCGTCCAGTCGAGGCCGGGCCTGACAGTGCACCGTGGCTTGCAGGCCTGAATCGTGAGCAGGTGAATACCCGCATAAGGCTGTGGCAAGACCTGCGCGCCTGTGTCGGGTCCGCGGACTTTTTTCAGATGCTGAGCGATCTGACGCACTCTGCCGACTTCTCAAGTAACCGCGACGAGCTGATTGCGCGAGTCTGGTCGATGATCGAATCGGCGTCGGTAAACGCCGAGCTGCGTGCCCAGCTCTTCGATCTTGCCGCGCACCCGCAGACGTGTGGCGATGGACTGGCATTGGTGTTTGGCGACATGGAAGTGCGCGTCCAGATCTTCTCGATCATGTCATCCACGCCGGCGGCCGCGCAGCCACGCAAGCTGTTCAAGATGACCCGTAGTCTGGACCGGCTGGACCAGGTGGAGAAAATTGCCCTGCGCGATATTGCGTTTCGTCAGGCTAGCGGCGAAAGGGTCGATGAGGCCGAAGTACGCTTGGCCTACCGCATCGGTCTGCAAGCGCGGCTTGAACTGCCAGGACAGCCGCGAACCATGTGGTTCCGCGCTATTGCCAAGGTGAACGAAGCGGATTTGCAGGCGGCGTACAACGAAATCATCGATCGCGAAACCACCCCTGAATTTTTCCAGTCGATGATTGCCCGGGAGTTCTGGATGAGTTATCTGGAAATTCGTTACGCCCTGGAGTTCGAGCCGGTCAAGCAGCCTTTCAATCAGCGCCTGGTGGCCCTGGATGAGTTGCCGCCTGACCAGCAATCCGATCAGCAGTACCTCGAGCAGATTGGCGTGATCTCCCGTGAGCGTGAGCAGGCGATCAATGAATTCGCGATCAATCTTTCCAGGCAGATTGCGGAGGCGGTGAACATGACGGCTCAATAA